A region of the Phoenix dactylifera cultivar Barhee BC4 chromosome 10, palm_55x_up_171113_PBpolish2nd_filt_p, whole genome shotgun sequence genome:
CCATAGTCCATCATTTAGTCGCATGTCATTGACATAAAACATTGCATCTTAATCATTTCAAAAGAGTCTGCCATGAGTCCTCTCGGTGGCTGCACACTTCGGGGCACATCTAGAAACTAATCCACTATGGATGGTTTGTGGGTCAGAGTACACTAAAATCGGAGGTTTCTTTTGCCTCAAAGTAGTGTGAAAAGTCACATTCAATCATTTTATACCTGGTTGTCGCTCAATGGCTGAATCgtagaggcttttcttttgtAAAGAAGGATGAAAAAGAGATACTTGGGTTGTCCCTCTAAAGCTGAATTATTGGGCCACCATGCGTTTCGATAGCCAATACACTTTAATTATTAGGCCTCCACCCACCTAAATAAAAGCCCCATGCTTTCCACGAGGACCCAACAAGCGGTGATCATCTGTAGAACGTGTTActctgtctctttctctctctcactcaaaAATAAGGACCCAAGGGATTATCTTATTACAGGTTTAACATCACTCAAAATGAGGACCCAAGGGTTTATCTTATTACAGGTTCAACATGGATTGGCTTCAGCTATGAGATTGTCCTACATCCATCCCTTTTGCTTTGCAAGCCCAATCCATTTAACTGGTTGAATCAAAAAGAAGGGACTTGACTTGATCTGAACTTCTGATCTAAAACTTTCATGTCCAATTAAGTCATTTCTGTTGGGCTGGAATCAGTTAGGTCTTTAACCCTTCAATAATTGGCCACTGGCAAAGGAGAGAGAGGTGCCAACCAACTAACCAAATGATAGCTGGATTCTTCCTTCTTAAAATCTTATTTTTTCACAAATATAATtcatttgttattattattattttcctcTATGTTAGGCAGGTTGGCTAAAATCCAACCCATGCTTACAAAAGTCACCTAATTAATGGTTTTTATTTTCTGAGACAATCAAATAGGATTTCAGATTGAGCAATTTTTAACCAATTTGAATCCAAACTGATCAGAACCCAATTGGACTTGCCCATATTGCCGAACCTAGAGCTGTTCTGCAATATGCATGCGTgattagggtgcaaatgggttggaTCGGGTCCTAAGTGaccccgacccgatccgaatttttgttcgggtcctaattttggacccagacccgacccatttgaagatcgggtcgggtcgggtcgggtccgggtcggatCCGGATCGGGTCCGGATCCGAGccgggtcgggttcgggtccgatcggatccattttttttttgtgttttagaaaaaatttggacaaatctaatttgttcgtatcataattatgaggtgctgggtgacccatgacttgcaattgacctccagtcagaacaaatgacccatgacttactaactaagtcggtctacaagccaaatttcatatcacactattttttatctatatgactgattggacggaacttggtgtctcccagctcccctctcacgaggacaaaaaaaattccaaaatccacttccattgcagaaaactggcgcgacccatattcagttcagtgttccctcacttcctctctacaaaagctaaaagaaacaaaaaccagaaaacagaaggtaaaaaaaaaaagccagctaccgagacaccagaggtatcaacagtgtaatagatcgagagagaatcctatccccccccccctctctcttcgggtccattcgggtcgggtccgttcGGTAAATCCAGACTCGACTCACAAAATGATTCGGATCACAATTTTAGGATCCAACCCGGACCCGCGGATCCTAaaattcggatcgggtcgggtctacacggatcgggtcgggtcggatctcggatcgacccgacccatttgcagccttacgtGAGATCCGCTCAGACCAAATTCCTTAAGAACCGATTGAAGTCCAGGGTCCACAGCATATGAGTCTAAACTGCAGATACACGTCCGAACCGAGTTGCACCCTTGAGATTGCCAAAACCTCCCCTTCCTTGGGAAACATGGCATGTTGTCAGCAGTGTGAATTGAAGATGATTCCTAGATCATTGTCATTTCGATCAAGGATCGGGCGATGGACAGCTTCAGTACATCTTTGTCTACGAGAGATTTGGAACATGGAAGACTCTGTGCACCATTATCAACCAGCCAACTTGCTTGCGAATTTCAGTAATTCTATAGAAGGTCTGATCATTTCCTCCTGGCCCTTTCAGTGCATTTGCTGTGGTGCCAGGGGTGTCTTCTTCTATCATATTTACTTGGGCTTCAGTCTTTATCTACCAGAATaaagagaaataagaacttTAAATGATTTAACAAACATTTTCACTGTTTTCACAATATCAAgcttttgttatgatgcatgacggcctaaatttcttctcttttcttcctcgCCGTGTCGCCATAGCTGAGCTCCGTCGTCCCCAAAACCCTCTCATTTTCCCTCAAAATCCCCGATTACCCTGTTTTTCCCATGCTCCGAGCATAGCTGCCGCTAATTTCATCCACTGCCACTGTCGCTTGCCGGTGAGTTCCCCACCCTCTTACCGCTCCCTCGCGCCACCGCTGGACTACCATCCTTCTactcttccctctcttcctctagctttccttcttccctctcttcctcttcctttccttcttccctctcttcctcttccttttcttcttcttcttcctcctttagattctttcttttcttcctatatttttttcttatttattattttcccCCAAAAAAAGCACCCATCTCCTGATCGGGTCCACATTACAGCTAGATTTAGACCTTTCCTTGACAGTCGACCAGACCACCCGAATACTTTAGTCTCTTTGTCTCTCACTAATTTGAAGGCTAACTGGATAATTTATTTTGATCAGAGCTATAATTGCAGAGGTACATTGAGTCTAGCGACTGGGCCATGTATCAAAATTTGTGATTAGTCTACTAGAACGATTTTTAAATCTGATTAAATCTTGACAACAAGTTTCCTCTACTTTCGGTGATTTTCTGATGCATGCATGtattaatttaaaattcataTTTATTGATGTTGAatgaaaaattgagaaaaatatttaaatatttaaaaattgaaaattttggaaaatatGCATGATTATGAATATTATGGATAAAAAGGGTAATTCAAAAATTATGGATTAAGCATAAATTATTTTAGATTAATGATTACAAAAATAATGAATTatttgcataattcaaaattttgataGGAGATGATATCCCTGTTTTGATACTGCATAATATTTGTAAAGAGATGATTACTTGTGTTTTAATTTTGCATGAGAGGAATTAGTCTTCTTATTTTTGGAAATAAGATGTGAAAATTCTCGTTGATACTTTATGTTGTTAAAAACAAGTATGTTTACGAGAAACTAGTTGTTATGGATAATTTGAAAAAGTTTATAGTTTGATTATAATTCAGGTCTAGCCAAATAGGACTGATCTTTGGCTATATATTAGAAATTAGTTTCTTTCGGGCCTAGCTAGGGGGCGCTGGTCACTGGTAGGGCTAATCCTTTCGGGCCTAGCCAATCGGTGCTAATTGCTAGCACATGCTAATAGATCTTGTGTTTTATTTTCAGAACTAGTCTCTTTGCCTATCATAAGCTTAAATGTGATCATGTGATTCAAAGTTAGTTTCCTTTCAGACTTAGCCAATGGGTTCTGATCACTAGCATATGCTCATAGATTGCCATAGTTATCAAATAATAAGAGAGAGTGTATGATTTATAGTTATACATggcatattttgaaaaaaaaattatgctgaTAAATGCATCTTAGCATTGTTAAATTGTGCACGATCTTACTAGAGATTTTGGAAGCTTACTAGGCCGTAAAACTCattatctcttttcttttttacagATGCAGAACTTAACAATGAGGAGCTTAGAGtttagaaaatatttgattagtGTTTTTTAGAATAATTTGATGTATTCTTATTATTAGTGATTGtggattattaaataaatacatTAGTTTATATGTTCCTAGTACTGCTTGGATTTGGAATGACATATATGTGTATGAATCGAAAGGCTGCCCTTGCATATCCTATAGGGTTAACCCTAAAGATGTACAGCTGGTTGTCCCGTGCTTGGCTCGAGCCTTCGCGTCGGGGCATGACAGTTCTCTTGGCTCTCAATTCCAATAGCAAACTAAAATACATTGACCGTATTGGATAACTCTATCAAAAATAATTTGTTCAAATCATCAATCCACTATTAACAGCTCCATCCACATCACTCCAATATGCTCACCTTTTCAGCTTTAGAACACTATGACCATGATACccagaaagagaggaaaaaataagAGGCTCAGCATACAAAAGCCGTGGTGTTCATTCTATTAAGAGTAGGAGGAGATCTCATCTTCGATGCATACGAGTACGATAGAATTCTATACAACAACGTAAGTACCTAGAAAGGCTTAGACTAGTGGCAACAACAACATTGCTTGACTAATGTTGCACCAATTCAGGTATGAGCCGCATCAAAAACGAAAGCTCGCGCTGCGAGAACTCTGGCTTTGTTGCCACCTTTGCCTTTCCCTCCCTTACTGAATTAGACAGGCTTTCATCTCCCGTCTTCTCCGGGTTAATGAAATCTGAAACAGCTTCAGTGATCTCTTGAACCAAATCAACAATAGCACCATTGATTCCCATCAAATGCTGCATATATACTGCCTCTGGAACATTGCTGCAGACAAACAAAATTGGATTGGTGACACCAAACTAACAAAACCCGAAATTTTTCTCGATCAGAGTAATGTCAGTAAATGCTTACTTTAGTTGACCATAGGTTAAGAGTGCCAGATTGGATTCTTTTATTCTAGGAATCAACGATGGATTTCTAAAGATGGCTTTAACTTCAGATACTATCCCTTGCAGGCCGCCTGCCAAGCACAACTTAATGGCCTCATCCAAAGAATTCCTCCTCACATCACTGTAGATCTCTGATCCACCATTTGTAAGGAAAAACACCTGTTTGAAAATTCAGGAAATCAAAAGGTCAATTACTTAACTCTAAGTCTTTCCAAGTTATAATTATAAGTTTGGAGGAATGGAAGATCCACTTACAGGGTAAGTGCCCTGCAATTTCCTTATCAATTGTGCTGCATCAGGTTGGAAGCTTGAGAAGATTATTGGTCTTTCGTTAGCGTACTTGTAGACCACCTGCCGACAATAATGTACTAAAATTAAGAACAACCATATTCACaagaacaattttttttaaaaaaataagaagaaataaATTTGATTAGAAGTTCATAGGGATGAAATGTACACACTTGTAAAATTACTTGGAGAATGTGAGTAAGCTGTTCTTCTTGGTAGACAAGACTGTCATCAAATTTCAGCTCAATGTTGAACCCGAGATGCGAATCAACCCCCTGAAATACTTCTTCCAAAGTGCAGAGAGGGTCATCGACTTCCACATTCCAATGAAACACCGTCCCATCCTTGGTTTTTCTGAGTAATGGTTTTCCCACCTTCCCAGACTCTCTCTGGGGCCCATAAGAGAGGAATTCATCCAACGTAAGATCAGTCACACGCTTCTCAGATATATCGCCCTGGATGATCAGAagccaaaaaagaaagattaattAACAGAAAAGATTAAGAAACAATACTTAAATGTGATTatggatggaaaaaaaaaagtaaagagaGAGAATCTTACATCCTCTTCTGTGAGTATAAAGTTGTCGTGGAAGATAATTGGGCAATCATCTTTGGTCACCTACAAAAATCACATTCATGGTTCTCTTCTAAGGTTCTTCGCGCAcccaataatttttttaagaaaagaagaaaaggagaaaacccACAAAGATAAAGAAATCAGTGCCTTGATTTGGTGTGATGTAAAAATTGGCGAataaaagcaaagaaaataCTACATGGCAATGAAAATAATGATGTTACATGTATGGACCAAGAgcaatactctctctctctctgtctctctctcacacaatgAAACCTCCTCAAAGGTTACCAGGGGCAACAAGTTAATACATTTTCCCCAAGAGTAGGCTGCCCCCATTAGTGAATTACTATCTAAAATAACCAAGTTATTaatagcagaaaaaaaaaactttttggtGCAAAATTATAGAAGATTTTTCTAACTATAGCAGCCTCAAGTTGTTGAGACTAGGCCATGGAGAACCTGAGGATTTTCACATCTTTCTTCTAATGAAGATCTAATACTAGTACAACTAACAGAAGCGATATCTATCTACAACAAGACCACTTATTATTGAAGTCACACCCCACAGAATCATATGGTCCCTCGCTCCACCTGCATCCCAGATGTGGGCCAGAGGTCATCAAAAGTTATCCTTTTGAAAACGGTGGTTACCAAAACCGAATGCTCGACGACAAAGACTCACGTCAAGCTTGCCGTTCAATCAAAAACCATCCAACGGAGTTCCCCTTTTTCAGAAAAACAAATGTGACATCACCTTCTATATCTTTTGCGCAAAAAAAATAGTTGATATTTGGTTGCCATGTGGATTGTTGAATTGAATCCTGCACGTATTTCTATGtacttcattttttattttacaacGGATCTATATGCTAATCTCCCACTTGCTGAATCaatagaaagaatactaaaaaatgatagaaaaatagaagcaTGCCCAATTGAGAGGATCTCCCCAGAATGATAGGTAGCAAAAGAGACGATCCAACCGACAGTTTTGTTCGTCTCATAAAACACGGCCTGAAATATACAATACCCCCTTCAAATTTCTTCATTCAGCAGATTCAGAACAACTTCCTTTGCGCCACAAACACACTCCCAACCCCATTTGCAACTTTTTCTCTAACAAATGCAGACGAAATTTTTGTTTCGATCTTGGCCTCATGCAACTCCCCTGGTTACTCCCTGTCCCGACGTAAAAGCTAAGCGGCACAAGAAGCTTTTCCGGCCACGACAAGATACAGCTGTCACGCTGTTCAGGAGGAAGGACAGCAAAACGTCCTACCCACAAACCACTATAACCGCATACTCAACCCTTTCTAAAAGTTAAAAATAGAAtgaaataaagaataaaatgcctTAGCTCCGTGGATAGCTAAACTACCATAGAAGATTGGTCCAAAACGCTATCCAACGGTCCAGATCGCATCACGGATGAGGCAACTCGAGACACAACCACGTCGCCTCATCAAACCGCTGATTCACGATTGACGAGGAGCCGCGGCGATTCACCGGCGAAGCCACGCGTTGATAAAAAGAATTCAAAAGATAAAAGAACACGGCAACTAGAAACTAACGACGGCGAAGAGGAAGATCGGAGAATTAACGGGAAATGGATGACGGCGTGTGTTTATATACCTGGACGTCGAACTCGACGAAGTCGACTGGAAAACGACCGGCGACGTTGAAGGAGAGGATGGAGTTCTCTTTAATCTCCTTCATCCGGCGGTCTGGCGACGCCAAAGCGTTCATCCCCTTCCCCCGGTGCCCGATGACGACGAACTTCGCCGGTTTGAACGCCGACTTCACCCCCTCCGTCCCTGTTCACAGCATCCAATACCTCAGCTAAATCCAACCCAAAATCGAATGTGCCCAATTGTTCAAAACAATCAAGAGAGAgattacaaaaagaaaagattgatcTTTCTCTGTTTTTAATTAGCTTTTGATACCTTTGGGGAgacaggaggaggagagggcgaGGGTGGGGCCCTTGGGGACCTGGTCGAGACTGGGGACTTCGGAGACGTGAACGGCCTTGAGAGCCATTGATGCTATCAAACTTGGATCAGAAAGTTAGGTTTTGGGGGGATTTGGAGGTGCAGGCGAGGAGTCGAGAGAGGACGGGAGGATTTTAAAGAGGAGCGAAGGGAAGTAGGGAAGGAATATTCGCTATACCGTCGGGGGAAAGGAGGGTTTATGCCGTGAGATATTCAGTGGGACCTACGGTGGACAGCTCGGGTTCCGAAGCTTGATGGGAGACGTAAGACCGGGTTATTCCGTTTGGGTTATGCAGTGTTAGGTTGGGGACTGGAATAAAGATTTGGAGGTGGCAAGGGCTATTTATAATGGTCATGGCCAGGGAGGACCTTCTCAAAGGTTCCTTCGTCCCACTCGTTGAAAAGGGCCGGAGGGTGGGAGGAAGGTGGCGGTGGGATGGAATATGCCGTTGAAGTATTCTATTCTTTTCTCCGGTCTTTTACACGTCAAATCTACGTGCCCACCAGGGACGTACAGATCTTGCTAAATCTAGGAAAGGAAAACGGTTacattttagaattttaagagGATTTCGCAACaccaattcattttatttttatttttgaaatatattattttggatCTATCCTTTTTACGAAAATTGTATTCAACGagtgtatattttttttagtgcaatcaatttattttatatttattagaaAACTTAATACCTCCATGCTCCTAATTGCTATAAGATTGTTTTTCTAATATGCATCAGCATGCACCATGGCATATCTATTATTATAGAATGtttgaaaatagaaaaataatgatTTAGTATTATTGCCGCCAAGGATCGGCTTGACCCAAGCACCGAGCGGAAGAGATGCTGGAGGGCTCTGCAGTTTGGAATAGATGGCTGTCACTGAAGTTCTAGTATGGGACCGAGATCCGAtcttaaaaagcaaaaaagTCTCCTTGTTAGAGTATGTCCGACGGGCGACGGAGGACTCTCCGATACCTAAGTCAAGACGATACTTAGAGAATAGACAAGCATTCTCACTGAGTAATAATGTAAATGTTTGTAAAGGTACTAGAGTACTTACTTGAAAGGTCCTTCGAAGAATGGATTCTATAGAAGAAAGCGCGTGTCTGTCACCTAAGAATTCAAGCATGTGGGTCACTGTGATCAGCAGCCTCCGCACGCTTCCAAAATTAGGTGCAGGCTTTTCGCATGCATATCCCGGCTCGCTAGTATCACTAGCATGATTTCAAAAATTGCTTGAGATTATGGGTGTCTTGAAATTTAAAAAGCCATCTGTGCACTTCTAGGCTTTCCATGCAGACTTTGGTTGTCGATTCTGAGGCCTCATTGCAAGCTTTGGTTGGTCGGCCTTCTGTATGGGTTGTGGTTGGTTTCGGTGCATATCACTTGCCCCCCACTTTCATAGTTGTGCTAAGCCTTCTGGCTTGAATAACAAAAGTAGTATCATTGATAAGGCCAACAAGCGAAGGTTGCCCGTGAAGCTAGGTGATCATCATTGGTCCTTTTCGGTACTAGTGCGGAGATTTTttagatattatatttttgagGGGGAGTGGCTGTCCTTGCCATTTTCGAAGCATCGTGATTACAGAAGGGTTTCAACATGCTGATAGATTCTTGGAGTCTGACAATAATTCGAAAGATCGCTTAAGGACGAGCATTCAAGTGACACATGGGCGAGGTAGCTGAGGCATCGTATCGGCATAGGTCACCCAAGTCTCTACAAATAGAGTGGATGGCTGCCACGATCCTTCTACCTTGtccctttcttttttgaaaCTTCGAGAGAAAGAAGGCAGTCATAGGGTTATGCGGTCACCCCTTTTGTGCCTCTGTACTAGGATTCGACCTATCCATCCTTTGCTAGGGCCTTTTTCTGGGTTCTCGATAGGTAGTTTCTGCACTTTTAGCTCATTTTGattcttctcccttcctcttGCCTCGTTTTTGTTCTTCTTTCGCTTGTTTCTTATGGGTTTACCTATTAGAGGCTCGTCTACCAATGCTGAAGGGGTAGATTAGAGTTCTCCTCATCGGGCCTACATGGCTTCGAGAGAAATCCACCCTAATATAAATTTGGGTCCAGAGACCGAAAGAAATATCTTGGAGGAATCTGATCTTGACTGAATTCAGATTGTGTTCTCTATTCCTCAGAATTCACCCTTGAGTTGCCTGGTCCTTTGAATCGGGTGATTTTTTCTGGGGAGAACCAAGTCGCCTTGTACAAGGAATCTCTAAAGGTGAGGCTGAGGCTTCCAATCTCCATGGTCATCGCTGACTTGTTGGCTTAATATCAATTCGTCCCGGCTCAACTCATCCCCAATAGTTGGAGAATGATAGTCAGTTTTTTTTATGTTGTTTGGCTCC
Encoded here:
- the LOC103697856 gene encoding glycerophosphodiester phosphodiesterase GDPD1, chloroplastic-like; translation: MALKAVHVSEVPSLDQVPKGPTLALSSSCLPKGTEGVKSAFKPAKFVVIGHRGKGMNALASPDRRMKEIKENSILSFNVAGRFPVDFVEFDVQVTKDDCPIIFHDNFILTEEDGDISEKRVTDLTLDEFLSYGPQRESGKVGKPLLRKTKDGTVFHWNVEVDDPLCTLEEVFQGVDSHLGFNIELKFDDSLVYQEEQLTHILQVILQVVYKYANERPIIFSSFQPDAAQLIRKLQGTYPVFFLTNGGSEIYSDVRRNSLDEAIKLCLAGGLQGIVSEVKAIFRNPSLIPRIKESNLALLTYGQLNNVPEAVYMQHLMGINGAIVDLVQEITEAVSDFINPEKTGDESLSNSVREGKAKVATKPEFSQRELSFLMRLIPELVQH